The Trichosurus vulpecula isolate mTriVul1 chromosome 3, mTriVul1.pri, whole genome shotgun sequence genome includes a window with the following:
- the LOC118840655 gene encoding coiled-coil domain-containing protein 88B-like translates to MGSKKLQQLLRSQEQLEKKVQKELVIKAQVEQEMIQLNGELMQTRARRKQLVDDHFHMQAEIQPFLGDQPVLMGYVPDPTNKKQVAPIKVWDQQTQQLEQMQWRRQALISSYESHTSSLREELLRQEEIQAQLKKKIQALNARKTVQITQEEHIKTLKMEKPRVQKEAEAHLRSAQNDLVKEWRALKHQLSDVELLLGKSMMGKHNHVLEHAAEKSVLNFTWQLQNENEQLHKEMVQLIQEAQQLEAQRARLRKQRQRLKLEQCCLESIKEGRQRKLLRAIPCQKGQSSPKTTLAPLPGTEPRMNSS, encoded by the coding sequence ATGGGTAGCAAAAAGCTACAGCAGTTGTTAAGGTCACAGGAACAGCTGGAGAAAAAGGTGCAGAAAGAGCTGGTGATAAAGGCACAGGTAGAGCAGGAAATGATCCAGCTGAATGGGGAACTGATGCAAACACGAGCACGGAGGAAGCAGCTCGTAGATGATCACTTCCACATGCAAGCTGAAATCCAACCATTCTTAGGTGACCAACCTGTCCTGATGGGATATGTACCTGACCCAACCAATAAAAAACAGGTAGCACCAATTAAGGTATGGGATCAACAGACACAACAGTTGGAGCAGATGCAGTGGCGAAGGCAGGCGCTGATCTCCAGTTATGAGTCCCATACATCATCACTCCGGGAGGAGCTGCTGAGACAAGAGGAGATTCAAGCCCAACTGAAGAAGAAGATTCAAGCATTAAATGCTAGGAAGACAGTGCAGATTACCCAGGAGGAGCATATCAAAACACTGAAAATGGAAAAGCCAAGAGTCCAGAAGGAAGCAGAAGCACACCTGCGTAGTGCACAAAATGATCTGGTTAAAGAATGGAGAGCACTGAAGCATCAGCTGTCCGATGTAGAGCTTTTGCTGGGGAAAAGTATGATGGGAAAGCACAACCACGTCCTAGAACATGCAGCAGAGAAATCTGTCCTTAATTTCACCTGgcaactgcaaaatgagaatgaaCAATTGCATAAGGAAATGGTGCAGCTCATTCAAGAAGCCCAACAGCTAGAGGCCCAGCGGGCTAGGCTTCGAAAGCAGAGGCAGCGACTGAAGCTAGAGCAGTGCTGCCTGGAGAGCATCAAAGAAGGGAGGCAGCGTAAACTGCTACGAGCTATTCCCTGCCAGAAAGGACAAAGCAGTCCAAAGACCACACTGGCCCCTCTCCCAGGTACCGAGCCAAGGATGAATTCATCCTAA